In Equus caballus isolate H_3958 breed thoroughbred chromosome 7, TB-T2T, whole genome shotgun sequence, one DNA window encodes the following:
- the OR7D4 gene encoding olfactory receptor family 7 subfamily D member 4 yields MEAGNHTEVSEFLLLGLSEDPELQPLLFGVFLSMYLITVLGNLLIILAIGTDSHLHTPMYFFLSNLSFVDICFISTTIPKMLVNIQTQSKDISYMGCLTQVCFFTIFVGLDNFLLTVMAYDRFVAICHPLHYTVIMNPRLCGLLVLISWLIIFWISLIHILLIMRLTFCIGTEIPHFFCELAQVLKLACSDTLINNIFLYVTTALLCVFPLTGILFSYAHIVSSLMKMNSTEGKYKAFSTCGSHLSVVSLFYGTGLGVYLSSAVIHSSQRNSIASVMYTVVTPMLNPFIYSLRNKDVKRALGRPLSRAASCL; encoded by the coding sequence ATGGAAGCAGGAAACCACACCGAAGTCTCAGAATTCCTCCTCTTGGGTCTCTCAGAGGATCCTGAACTGCAGCCCCTGCTCTTTGGAGTGTTCCTGTCCATGTACCTGATCACTGTGCTTGGGAACCTGCTCATAATCCTAGCCATCGGCactgactcccacctccacacccccatgtacttcttcctctccaatctgTCATTCGTAGACATCTGCTTCATCTCCACCACCATCCCAAAGATGCTAGTGAACATCCAGACACAGAGCAAAGACATTTCCTACATGGGATGTCTCACTCAAGTGTgtttttttacaatttttgttGGACTGGACAATTTCCTCCTGAccgtgatggcctatgaccggtTTGTGGCCATATGCCACCCCCTGCACTACACAGTGATCATGAACCCACGCCTTTGTGGCCTCCTGGTTCTGATATCTTGGCTCATCATTTTCTGGATATCCTTGATTCATATTCTGTTAATAATGAGGTTGACATTCTGTATAGGCACAGAAATTCCACATTTCTTCTGTGAACTGGCTCAGGTTCTCAAATTAGCCTGCTCTGACACTCTAATTAATaacatctttttgtatgtgaCAACTGCCCTGCTGTGTGTGTTTCCTCTCACTGGAATCCTCTTTTCCTACGCTCATATTGTCTCCTCCTTAATGAAGATGAATTCTACTGAGGGaaagtataaagcattttccacctgtgggTCACACCTTTCAGTGGTCTCCTTATTCTATGGAACAGGCCTAGGGGTTTACCTGAGTTCTGCTGTGATCCATTCTTCCCAGAGAAACTCAATCGCCTCAGTGATGTATACTGTGGTcacccccatgctgaaccccttcatctacagcctgaggaacaaggaTGTTAAGAGAGCCCTGGGAAGGCCCCTCAGCAGAGCAGCCTCTTGTCTGTGA